CAAGCAGGATGTCATCAGTTCGAGTCTGGTACTGCCCATTCAGTAAATTAAGGCTAGAGACAGCTTAAATGCAGTTTCTAGCCTTTTTAGATTTGTGGTATTCCTTAATTATGGCAGAGGACGCTGACGAATCTGATCGCGCTCTAATACCGTGAACTGCTCCTCAAATTGCAATCCTTCTATCTCTAGTAAGGACTTGAGTGAAAATAAAGTACCAATAAACCGAGTTTCGACTGCGCTCAACTCTCGACATCTGAGGGTTGAGCGCAGCGATGCACTGAGCGCAATCGAAGGTCGAAACCCTCCTGGCTGGGACACTATTAACCCGCAGATCCCTAAATTTAACAATAGTGTGGCTGGCTCCTCTGGAATATGGGGGCGAAACCGCAGATAAATCACACCCGTTGGTGATGGTAATCTTAAGCGATAGATGAGTTCGCCATAGTCGCGATAAAACCTTAAAATCACCCGTTGCTCATTAGCGGCACGATTCAAAACCTCGGTATCTTCAATACCTGGACAATCCTCTGTCACCGAGGCAACATCATAGCCCGCTTGCCGTAGCAGCCGCACACTGGGAAGTGGAAAGTTCTCATTCGCCAGAAACCGCATTACTTGGCCTCAATAGACAGCAATGGTGTGTAGAATACATCCTCTTTGAGACACTCCGCGGCAAATGCGAACACAGCTTGGATTGCAGGAGCGCTGAGAGTTGGATAGCTTTCTGTAACTTGCTGTTCTGTCCAACCTTCGGCAAACAACCCTAATATGAATTCCACAGATAGCCGCGTTCCTTTGACGACAGGCTTTCTAAGGAGAATTTTCGGGTCTGAATGAATATAAGTTCTCCAATCCATACCAGTTTACCTTTATCGGGCTTCATTTATTATGAGCGATACCTACGGCGGGTTGCGCCAACGCACCAGTAAGATATTCTGCATTTTTATCAGATTCGTCAAAAATGCAGCAGTTGGAAAATAACTTTGCTATGGCAACAATTGACCCAAACTCAAACAATTAATCACTAGTTAATACTGAAGCCAGAAGGTCAGGACGAGACAGGTGTGGGCAATGTCCAGAAGGTAGTTCAATGGCATCGACTCCTAAACGCTTGCGTGCGGCGTAGCGTGACCATGTAGGAGATATTATTCGGTCATTGGTACAAACAATATATTTACGTTCAACATCTGGCAAAGCTTTTAGAGGATTTGTTTCAAATATATATGCCATAGATTGTTGCGAACGACTTTTCGAGATTGCCCACTGTGCTACATCTGGTTGACAATCATGAAAAAAAAACTCCCTTAATACTGCTTCGTCTGAATAATCTTTACCTACGGAAGCTGGTTCATAAATATCAGGCTCATCGTGGAACTGTTCGAGTTTACTTAGCTCTTTTGGCTGGTAATTGAATGATTTGAGCATATCAGAATCAAGACGATGAGAAAACTGGTCGAGTGTACTGACTCCAGGATATGGAAGTAGCGCCGCCACAAACACTAGTTGACGCACTTTTACCGCTTCTGCAACCAAGGGAATTATAGTACCAGCCATTGAGTGACCGACTAGGACAATATCATCATCAGTTTTTGGCAGCGCTTGAATTACTACATCTGCAAATTGGGACAAAGTAGCAGATGCATTTTCAATTGGCAAATCCATTGCTACGGTTTTGTGACCCTGCGCTTCTAAGTATGGAATTAGCAAATCCCAACACCAAGTGGCTTGGAAAGCACCGTGAACTAGACAATATAGACTCATATCAATCGAATAGTGGTAAGTAGGTAGACATAATTAAATATAAAATAAACTCCTAGTTTGTAGTGAGCGATTTATCGCTCAGAGCAAGGATTATCAGGACTAAAGTCCTTACTACAAACTTATGCCTAGATACTTAATGGTGAACGAGTTGTTTAACTTATCTTATTTTTTAGCAAATTTTCAAACTTGACCAGGTAAGTTACATCAACACCTGCTATATATTCAAACAGCAGTTAAAACAGCCTGAAAAGGTTGCAATAAAATACCCAAAATTTTATCAACTTCTTTAATATAATACTCAGTCGAATCTATATAAACAGTCGTCCCTTCTAAAAATAAAAACTTCCAGTTAGTTCCGCTAGTAACCGAGCCATAAATTCGCCCAAATTCATTGCCTTGATTTTGATTGAACAGCTGCGCTGCAATCATTGCCGCTACGCATTGACCCAGACCGCCGATAATATCTTCTTTTTTTGCTTCAAAAATAAACATTACCGGAGCAGAAATAAATAATTGTTCTTGGGAATGGCTGATGATGTAATTGCAAAAACCTTGCAAGCCTTGAGTTGCATCAACATTAAATTCATTTCCCGAAAATAGGGAGATTTTATTATTTAATAATCGTCTGATCTCTGCAATAATTGGTGCAATTAAAAACTCTGACCTTGCTTTTTCGGTTGAAATTGCAGTTGCTAAAGGGATGTAATCTATTAAAATTGTTCTGAGTGTTTCTGATGGTGTAACAGGTTTTGTATCAGCAAATAAATTCCGAGTTTCATCGAGTGTTAAATCAAAACTCTTTTTCACCTTGGCGAGACTAAAATCGCTGTATGCCATCCTTTTGCCTTGTGATTATCTATCATTAGGGTAATGTCCCCTTGTCACCTTTAACTTTATTCGCCAACTCTTTCGCCCTCGCCTGGGAATCAAACTTTAATTTATTATCCCAATGCTGTGCTTTGTTGAACTTTTCAACAGCGCCATTAATATCATCATTTCGTGCTAACTTCTCACCTTGGATGACTAATACTGTAGCACCTTGCGCCAAACGAGATGGAGTTTGGCATGATTGCAACTCTTCTAACACTTCTGGATGGCCAATGAAGTAATTATTCAGCAAGTTGCAACCACTGTGTAATAAATTATCGAAATCCAAATCCCATAAAATTATTGTTTTGTCAGCACTAGCAGAAGTTAACTGTTGTCCATTGGGGCTGTAAACCACACTCTCGACTACATTACTATGACCAGTCAGAGATTTGAGAAGTTGACCACTGCTGACATCCCAGATTTTGATGGTCTTGTCATCACTAGCAGAAGCTAACTGTTGTCCATTGGTACTGAAGACCACGCTATTGACCCAACCAATATGACCAGTCAGCGTTTTGAGGAGTTGACCACTGCTGACATCCCAGATTTTGATGGTATTGTCATCACTAGCAGAAGCTAACTGTTGTCCATTGGGGTTGTAGGCGACGCTATTGACCGCACTGCCATGACCAGTCAGCGTTTTGAGGAGTTTACCACTGCTGACATCCCAGATTTTGATAGTCTTGTCATCACTAGCAGAAGCTAACTGTTGTCCATTGGGACTGTAGACCACGCTAAAGACAGCACTGCTATGACCAGTGAGTGATTTGAGGAGTTTACCACTGCTGACATCCCAGATTTTGATAGTCTTGTCAAGACTAGCAGAAGCTAACTGTTGTTCATTGGGACTGTAGACCACACTAATGACCGAATTGCTATGATCAGTCAAAGTTTGGAGGAGTTTGCTGCTAGTGACATCCCAGATTTTGATGGTCTTGTCATAACTAGCAGAAGCTAACTGTTGTCCATTGGGGCTATACACCACGCTACTGACCAAATCGCTATGACCAGTCAGAGATTTGAGAAGTTGACCACTGCTGACATCCCAGATTTTGATGGTCTTGTCATAACTAGCGGAAGCTAACTGTTGTCCATTGGGGCTGTAGACTACGCTAATGACCGAATTGCTATGACCAGTAAGCATTTTGAGGGGTTGACCTCTGCTGACATCCCAGATTTTGATAGTGTTGTTGTCAAGACTAGCGGAAGCTAACTGTTGTCCATTGGGGCTATAGACCACACGACTAACCGCATTGCTATGACCAGTCAGAGTTTGGAGGAGTTTGCCTCTGCTGACATCCCAGATTTTGATGGTCTTGTCAGCACTAGCAGAAGCTAACTGTTGTCCATTGGGGCTGTAGGCAATGCTATTGACCCAAATACTATGACCAGTCAGGGGTTTGAGGAGTTTGCCGCTAGTGACATCCCAGATTTTGATGGTCTTGTCATAACTAGCAGAAGCTAATTGTTGTCCATTGGGGCTGTAGACCACGCTACTGACCAAATCGCTATGACCAGTCAGGGTTTTGAGGAGTTTGCCGCTAGTGACATCCCAGATTTTGATGGTCTTGTCATAACTAGCAGAAGCTAACTGTTGTCGATTAGGGCTGTAGACCACGCTAACGACCTCACTGCTATGACCAGTCAGGGTTTTGAGGAGTTTGCCGCTACTAACATCCCAGATTTTGATGGTCTTGTCATCACCAGCAGAAGCTAACTGTTGTCCATTGGGGCTGTAGACTACGCTAATGACCGAATTGCTATGACCAGTCAGAGTTTTGAGGAGTTTGCCGCTACTAACATCCCAGATTTTGATGGTCTTGTCAGTACTAGCAGAAGCTAACTGTTGTCCATTAGGGCTGTAGACCACGCTATAGACAGACTCGCTATGACCAGTTAAGGTTTTTATGAGTTTACCACTGCCGACATCCCAGATTTTGATAGTTTTGTCATAACTGGCAGAAGCTAACTGTTGTCTATTGGGACTGAATGCGACGCTAATGACCCCATTGCTATGACCTTCTAAAGTATTTACCTCTATAGGACGGTTTTCTTTCTTCTCATTTGGCTGTAAGTAAACTGCTTGCCGTAAAGTTGCTACAGTTTGCATTCGGGTATCGCTTCTGTGCTGTGCCCAAATTGTATGCTTGAGTTTATTACTTGCCTTTAAGGCTGTTATTAAAGCATCTGAATATTGTCCAGAGGCAAAAAAGGCTTCAGAAGAGTTATTGATGGCGTTAATTAGCTGAACATTTGCCTCTACTGTCCACTGGAATGTTACCACTGCCAACCCAGCAAATCCTAAACCTGCGGAGATGGAACTAAAAAGGGCGCGTTTGAGAAAGTTATTTAGTTTCGCTTCACTCAGTTTTCTTTGTTTTCGTTCCTTTTCCAGTTCTGCCATTACCTGCTTTAACTTCGGTTCTTGTTGCTGGCGGATAAAGGCGGCAATGTAGTCATGTACCAGTTGATAATGGTCAGCCGGGTTTTCTGGTAGCAAAACCACTAAGCCGGATTGAACAAAAATTTCTAACACTAAATCTAATTGACTTATTTCAGAAGCTTGTTTCTCCCTAGCTTCTGACCCTCCCTGAAGTTCTGAGCGACGAAAGCCGCGGCTCAGACTTACTTTTGCCTGCTGCGATCGCCTTAAAAAAGATGTAAAAAGAATAAAGCCCCCTTTTTTAAGAGGGATTGGGGCAATCTCGAAGAAGTACGGGAGCAAATCGCGTTCCAACTCAGCGCGAGTCTTTAGAGGGCGAGTTCCTTTTTCATCGGTCAGCAAATAGAGTAATATGTCTGCTGCTTGCTGATTCTCAACACCGCAATCATTAACAACTTCATGCAAATAACGTTTAACCAATTCGTCCTTAGTACCACGCTGCCGATATTCTGCCAGAGTTGTAATATTCTCCGTTTGCAGTTGCGCCCCCACAACCTGCAACTCAATAGGACGAACTTCACCCAATTCTCTGGCTAAATCTTGTACCAGTTGTTCAACTAAAGCTGATTCTAAACGAAAACTAGTATTTTCAGTTAAACGCTGAATAATTGACTTTGTATCAGCAGGTGAAAAATTCCCCAACTTGTAAAGCACATTATTACTGAGAATGTCATTGCCAATAATCTTGAGACTGGACAAATCATTGCACTCCAGCAAGTAATGAATGTAATCCACCCGCAGCGATAAGATAACTTTCACCGATAGAACATTCAAACACTCTCCCAAAAACTCAAAGAATTGCTTTCTTTGTGCAGGTTCGGTGTAAACAAAGAAAAATTCCTCAAATTGATCAAAAATTAGCACTGTGCGGAGGTTACGCTGTTCGTTTTTGCGCAGTTGGGTGATTAGGAAGTTAGGAGTTAGGAGTGAGGAGTGGGGATTTTGAGTATTGGAGGTCGAAGTTTTAAGTTCTGAGGTCGAAGTTCCGAGTTCTGAGGCTGAAATTTTGAGTTCAGGGGTCGAAGTTTTGAGTTCCGAGGTCGAAGTTTTGAGTTCAGTGGTCGAAGTTTGGAGTTCTGAGGTCGAACGTTGAGGTTCTGAAGCGGAAGTTTTGAGTTCCGAGGTTGAAGTTCCGAGTTCCGAGGTTGAAGTTCCGAGTTCCGAGGTTGAAGTTCCGAGTTCTGAGGCTGAAAGTTGAGGTTCTAACTCTCCCCATTCTCCAGTTCCTCCCAAAAGCCTCCCCAACTCTTCCACCCAGTTGGTGTAAACGCGCATTACCACCTAGGCAAATAATCTTGAGTGCCGATTGCTTTATTCTTTAAAGCTGGCATTAGTCCCGCATTTACCAGGGAACTTTTGCCTACACCCGATTGCCCATGAATTACTATCAACTTATAATCAGGGCGACCCATGCGTTCAATTAAACGTTCTACATCCAAAAGACGACCAGATGCAGCAATTTCTGGGGCAATATTTCCTTGGGGAGAGTTTGAGCGCAATGTCTCTACAAATGCCTGTTTTGTTGCTTCTAACCTACCCGCACCAATAAAAGCCCGCAAGCCAAATTGCTGTTCAATGGAACGCCGCTGCTGTTTAATTTTGTATGCTTTGAGATATTTTTTCTGTTCAAAATAAAGCTGCTGCAAAAATCTGAGAATATCCAAGTAAAGCCTGACATCTTCTAGGGGATTACCCACATCTTTAGCAGTTTCTAAGCTGAGGGTTGCCTCTTGAATTTGACCGAGATGGTATTGAGAACGACCTAGAATAAATCGATACAAGCTCAAGTCTTTTGATTTTAAAACCCTTTCGGAAATATCAGATAAAATCCCTGATATATTAGCTGATTCCAAATCTGGAATCGTAGCAAAAACTTCTAATGCTTGTTTAACTAACTGATTTGCTTTAACCCAGTTTTTTTGAGCTAAAGCCACCTCAGCTAAAAAACCATAATCTTTGGCTATTTCCCTTGGCTGCTTGTTATTTTGATGGATTAATAAAGCTTGTTCTGAAAGACTATGTAATATTTCCCACTTTTTCAAGTCTCGCAAAATATCACCAAATTTAACTACTGAACTAGCAATTAAATCTGGACTTTTAAACTGGCTAATAAAATTTATATACTCTTGAAGATAATGCCAAGTTGTCTGCCAGTCTTGAGAATTGATATCTTGATGCTTCAAAGCTTTGAGATAATAGCAAAAGCTAATCTCAGCGAGGATTTTTACCTGTCTTTCTAAATTATAACTTTGTTGCCAGAGCTTATAAGCTTTGTGATAATGTTGTAGTGCCGAATCTTTCTGATTGTTTATCTGTTTAACAAAACCTAAGAGAGATTCTAAGTTAGCTTGAATTTGTAAATTATAAACATCTGGCTTGTTGAGTAAATATCTTTGCGCCGCTTCTAATTCATTTTCCAGCTTAATATATACATCGAAGCTAAATTTTAAGTTATTACTAAACCACTGATTAGCTGTTTCAATAATAAAATCTACTAATTGTTGGGTTGATATATCAAAATTTCTCGTAGTTGCCCAACTTTCCAAATCTGGTGCAAGCTGTATTAGTTGCTTGTAGATTTCATCGTCAATCCACAACACTAAGGGAAAAGCAAAATTCTTGCGAAACTCCTCCCGCACCTGATTCGCAGAAGTTAACATCACAGATAAATTCTGCACTGATTCCAAACCCACAACCATCACACAGGCTGGTATTTCTTCGCCGAATTCTTCCTGAATGGTAGTATAAAGAGTTCTGTTTGATTCCTGCACTGCCAAGATACGAATTTCGACTTGGCAAATTTCTTGCAATTTAGAGATTAAGCGATCGCGCAAGCTAGCATAATTACACCGTGCCAATATCAGCTTAAACTGTCCCACAGAGGATTCAATCGCCCAAGCTAATTGTTTCAGAGAGCGCTCGTTGTTTACATGGTCATCTTCTGGTGATTGCGAGTCTGCCATAAGTTGATGTGCTTTTCAGGTGCGAATTTTTACTATATGTTTTGACGTTGAGTCAACATATCCCGCCTTGCACTCAAGTACAAGGCTAATAGCTGAAGTCCACTTTAGTGGACTGGAAAGAATTATTAGTCCTCTTGAGAGGACTTTAGCTATTAGCCTCGGAATTTATTCCCAGGCGGGTGAGTGGATAAGCGAAAGATACCTTACTGCAACTCCCTTGCTTCTGCCAAAACGGGATTAACATCAAACCAAGACTCGCCACCATCCCGATATTCAAACACAAACCGACTGCGGATCAGTTTTTGATATCCGTGGTCATCACTCACCTTTTTCCTTTCTTTGACATGACGTAACAATTGCCACTCATCCTCAGAAATCGGTAACATGATTTCATTCCGCCGAGAACGAA
This portion of the Nostoc sp. GT001 genome encodes:
- a CDS encoding DUF5615 family PIN-like protein, with protein sequence MRFLANENFPLPSVRLLRQAGYDVASVTEDCPGIEDTEVLNRAANEQRVILRFYRDYGELIYRLRLPSPTGVIYLRFRPHIPEEPATLLLNLGICGLIVSQPGGFRPSIALSASLRSTLRCRELSAVETRFIGTLFSLKSLLEIEGLQFEEQFTVLERDQIRQRPLP
- a CDS encoding DUF433 domain-containing protein; translated protein: MDWRTYIHSDPKILLRKPVVKGTRLSVEFILGLFAEGWTEQQVTESYPTLSAPAIQAVFAFAAECLKEDVFYTPLLSIEAK
- a CDS encoding alpha/beta hydrolase; amino-acid sequence: MSLYCLVHGAFQATWCWDLLIPYLEAQGHKTVAMDLPIENASATLSQFADVVIQALPKTDDDIVLVGHSMAGTIIPLVAEAVKVRQLVFVAALLPYPGVSTLDQFSHRLDSDMLKSFNYQPKELSKLEQFHDEPDIYEPASVGKDYSDEAVLREFFFHDCQPDVAQWAISKSRSQQSMAYIFETNPLKALPDVERKYIVCTNDRIISPTWSRYAARKRLGVDAIELPSGHCPHLSRPDLLASVLTSD